One segment of Dama dama isolate Ldn47 chromosome 15, ASM3311817v1, whole genome shotgun sequence DNA contains the following:
- the MARVELD1 gene encoding MARVEL domain-containing protein 1 — MLPPPPRQPPPQARAARGAVSLQRAFLRGPLGVLRLLQLLAGAAFWITIATSRYQGPVHFALFVSVLFWLLTLALYFLTLLGKQELVPVLGSRWLAVNVAHDLLAAALYGAAMGIMIGQTQSHSYCNLKDYQMSCAYHAFLAAAVCGGLCLGLYLLSALYGGCRHCQGEREVA, encoded by the coding sequence ATGCTCCCGCCGCCCCCGCGCCAGCCACCGCCCCAGGCGCGCGCGGCCCGCGGCGCGGTGAGCCTGCAGCGGGCCTTTCTGCGCGGCCCGCTGGGCGTGCTgcggctgctgcagctgctggcgGGCGCCGCCTTCTGGATCACCATCGCCACCAGCCGGTACCAGGGCCCCGTGCACTTCGCGCTCTTCGTGTCCGTGCTCTTCTGGCTGCTGACCCTGGCCCTCTACTTTCTCACGCTGCTGGGCAAGCAGGAGCTGGTGCCGGTGCTGGGCTCGCGCTGGCTGGCGGTCAACGTGGCGCACGACCTGCTGGCGGCCGCGCTCTACGGCGCAGCGATGGGCATCATGATCGGGCAGACGCAGAGCCACAGCTACTGCAACCTCAAGGATTACCAGATGTCCTGCGCCTACCACGCCTTCCTGGCGGCAGCGGTCTGCGGCGGCCTCTGCCTCGGCCTCTACCTGCTCTCGGCACTCTACGGAGGCTGCCGCCACTGCCAAGGCGAGCGGGAGGTGGCGTGA